In Prunus dulcis chromosome 1, ALMONDv2, whole genome shotgun sequence, the following are encoded in one genomic region:
- the LOC117614294 gene encoding S-adenosylmethionine mitochondrial carrier protein, giving the protein MMDEWLKNQIFAIHALSGVGSVALGTALTYPLDTIKTLIQVGSGSNKQLTTAQVLKRVRYFSGNTGLYNGFLWLAVGRTFGVGARFGTYEILTAFYKDGREDNYVYVSEALLAGLVAGVAEALISSPFELIKLRAQVTSASRIPSSASLTEKGAVAPVIQRLLRGYIPDVKALNSSVGLLSTLTTKHPNMTSALQEYPWMMTGSGRPPSVFSVRKPSEVICLEGWGALWRGLRSGVVRDSVFGGIFFSTWQSLHRAMLDWKAVGMDPEPRSDDEIGPLSPWAVSLAAGVSGSVAAAASHCFDTAKSRSQCIVLPKFVSRERKLLKWGRPGNRFERLTGIHPADRNLLFRGLGLRMARSGIASFIMVGSYFLTVDRLA; this is encoded by the exons ATG ATGGATGAGTGGTTAAAGAACCAGATCTTTGCAATCCATGCACTTTCTGGTGTAGGGTCGGTGGCATTAGGCACAGCTCTTACTTACCCTCTTGATACTATCAAAACCCTTATTCAG GTTGGTTCAGGGTCTAATAAACAACTGACAACTGCTCAGGTTTTAAAGAGAGTTCGATACTTTTCAGGAAATACAG GTTTGTACAATGGTTTCCTATGGCTGGCAGTGGGAAGAACTTTTGGGGTTGGAGCTCGCTTTGGGACCTATGAAATTTTGACAGCCTTTTATAAAG ATGGTCGAGAAGATAACTATGTCTATGTCTCTGAGGCCCTCCTGGCAGGACTTGTTGCTGGTGTTGCAGAAGCACTAATAAGTTCTCCCTTTGAACTTATAAAACTTCGTGCCCAGGTGACCTCTGCTTCTCGCATTCCAAGCTCGGCCTCTCTCACAGAAAAGGGAGCTGTTGCACCTGTGATTCAAAGGTTATTGCGTGGATATATTCCGGACGTGAAGGCATTAAATTCTTCTGTTGGCCTTTTATCCACCCTAACAACCAAACATCCCAATATGACGAGTGCTTTACAAGAGTATCCATGGATGATGACGGGATCTGGGAGGCCACCATCCGTGTTCAGTGTTAGGAAACCATCTGAAGTCATCTGTTTAGAAGGATGGGGTGCATTATGGAGAGGCCTACGGTCAGGGGTTGTTCGGGATTCAGTTTTTGGTGGCATATTCTTCTCTACTTGGCAATCCCTGCACCGAGCAATGCTTGACTGGAAGGCAGTGGGGATGGATCCAGAACCTAG GTCGGATGATGAAATTGGTCCTCTGTCTCCTTGGGCTGTGAGTCTTGCTGCTGGAGTTTCTGGTTCAGTTGCTGCAGCTGCTTCTCATTGTTTTGACACTGCTAAGTCTCGATCACAATGTATTGTGCTGCCCAAG TTTGTCTCTAGGGAGAGGAAGCTTCTGAAATGGGGAAGACCAGGGAATAGGTTTGAGAGACTTACAGGGATTCACCCTGCAGACAGGAATCTCCTGTTCCGTGGCCTTGGGTTACGGATGGCTCGCAGTGGGATTGCATCATTCATCATGGTGGGAAGTTATTTCTTGACTGTGGATCGTCTTGCTTGA
- the LOC117612286 gene encoding proteinaceous RNase P 1, chloroplastic/mitochondrial, whose protein sequence is MVGALARTPPLFSSFIKIPLPLISRNSRCIFRTIIHFLKPKLTPTSMDNFSMDKRLHLCTLALSNDSPSRSASAPLVSNKSKKKARRESPEGVLRHKLDMCSRHGHLVEALRIYDEARSRGLPLSLHHYNVLLYLCSSNGGADDDGVGLKRGFEIFRQMVDDKVVPNEATFTSAARLAAAAEDPEMAFHLVKQMKGLGIPPKLRSYGPALFGFCKKGEADRAYEVDAHMVESKVIAEEPEISALLKVSSDSSKGDKVYEMLHRLRISVRQVSESTSGVVEEWFMSEEAANVGMESWDVEKVREGVVRGGGGWHGQGWLGSGNWRVVRTQMDEAGTCSCCGQKLVSIDIDPKETENFATSLNKLASQREVKADFFQFKEWLQKHGPFDAVIDGANVGLINLHNFSFSQLNTLVNRLRQMSPSKRLPLVILHTNRVTGGPAQNSNNKKLLESWKKAGALYATPAGSNDDWYWLYAAVNSKCLLVTNDEMRDHLFQLLGTNFFPRWKEKHQVRMSVSRQGLALHMPPPYSIVIQESEDGRWHVPTTTGDDIETPRQWLCATRATTNTK, encoded by the exons atggtaGGCGCTCTCGCCAGAACCCCACCTCTCTTCTCCTCGTTCATCAAAATCCCACTTCCCCTAATCTCCCGCAATTCTCGCTGCATTTTTCGTACAATTATCCACTTCCTGAAACCTAAACTGACCCCAACTTCCATGGACAACTTCTCCATGGACAAAAGGCTCCATCTTTGCACTCTGGCTCTCTCCAATGATTCACCTTCGCGTTCGGCTTCGGCGCCACTGGTTTCCAACAAATCCAAGAAGAAAGCAAGGCGAGAATCGCCGGAGGGGGTACTGAGGCACAAGCTCGACATGTGTTCCAGGCATGGCCACCTGGTCGAAGCTCTGAGGATTTATGATGAGGCCAGAAGTAGAGGGCTCCCGCTTAGTCTGCACCATTATAATGTTTTGCTTTATTTGTGCTCTTCCAATGGTGGtgctgatgatgatggtgtGGGTTTGAAGAggggttttgagatttttcgcCAGATGGTTGATGATAAGGTTGTGCCCAATGAGGCCACTTTTACCAGTGCTGCTAGGCTTGCGGCAGCAGCAGAGGACCCGGAAATGGCCTTTCATTTGGTGAAGCAGATGAAGGGTCTTGGGATTCCGCCCAAGTTGAGGTCCTACGGCCCGGCATTGTTTGGGTTCTGTAAGAAGGGGGAGGCTGATAGAGCTTATGAAGTTGATGCCCACATGGTAGAATCTAAGGTCATCGCTGAGGAGCCTGAGATTTCTGCTTTGTTAAAAGTTAGTTCTGATTCTAGCAAGGGTGACAAGGTTTATGAGATGTTGCACCGGTTGCGGATTTCCGTGAGGCAGGTCTCCGAGTCGACTTCTGGGGTGGTGGAGGAGTGGTTTATGTCGGAGGAGGCGGCGAATGTTGGGATGGAGAGTTGGGACGTGGAGAAGGTGAGGGAAGGGGTTGTGAGAGGAGGTGGTGGGTGGCATGGGCAAGGGTGGTTGGGGAGTGGGAATTGGAGGGTGGTTAGGACTCAGATGGATGAAGCAGGGACATGCTCTTGTTGCGGCCAAAAGCTTGTTTCTATCGATATTGATCCAAAAGAAACTGAGAATTTTGCTACCTCTTTGAACAAATTGGCTAGCCAAAGGGAGGTTAAGGCTGATTTTTTTCAGTTCAAG GAGTGGCTTCAGAAGCATGGTCCATTTGATGCTGTTATAGATGGTGCCAATGTGGGTCTTATCAATCTACATAATTTCAGCTTTTCCCAG CTCAATACTCTGGTGAACCGGTTACGCCAAATGAGCCCGTCAAAGAGATTGCCACTTGTTATATTACACACAAATCGTGTAACTGGTGGCCCTGCTCAGAATTCTAATAACAAGAAACTGTTAGAGAGTTGGAAAAAGGCTGGTGCACTTTATGCTACCCCAGCTGGTTCAAATGATGATTG GTACTGGTTATATGCTGCTGTTAATTCCAAGTGTTTGCTGGTGACAAACGATGAGATGAGAGACCACTTGTTCCAACTTCTAGGGACTAACTTTTTCCCAAGATGGAAGGAAAAACATCAG GTTCGAATGTCAGTCTCGAGGCAGGGACTTGCCCTTCACATGCCACCCCCATATTCAATTGTAATTCAG GAGTCGGAGGATGGGCGGTGGCACGTGCCAACAACCACAGGTGATGACATTGAGACCCCAAGGCAGTGGCTGTGTGCCACCAGAGCCACAACAAATACCAAATAg